tCACAATGATCAGTGCCACTTGGCACGCTCTCAGTCACCCGCCATGTGTCACGCTCTGGATGCTCCCTTCGGATTttgttattttttatttttccgcactCGTTTTTTACTTTTTAAACGTTTTTTTCGAGTTTTTCAACGTTTCGGTTTTCCACCAGTCTTCCTTACCTTTTGGATAAAAAAATTGCatgaaaaatgtgtttttttttctttcacgaaAGTCACGGTTTGgctttcacgagaggcacggttttacTTTTGCCAGAGTCAGGGCCGTGCCActcaaaaaacagaaaaaaatgcgttttctgttttttctttcttccgcgagaggcatggttttgcttccgcgagaggcacggctgtGCTTCGAAATGAAAAAACAtgttttctgtttatttttcctttcatgagaggcacggttttgcttttgcgagaggcacggttgtgctttcgtgagagtcacggtcGTGCCTCACGGAaacgaaaaaacgcgttttttgttttctttttcttccgtgagaggcacggttttgcttttgtgagaggcacggttgtgatctTGCGAGAGGCatgggcgtgcctctttcggaaagggaaaataCCCGTGCTTCCGGTTTCGTccattttttcgtgaaaaaaaataCATCAAAACCTATCAAACGGGATTTAGTTTTGAATATCTCAACGCGGGgatccaacggtgaaaacggttcgagatttggacgcacagTTTAAGAGATgaaacattttgaataaacagATCTACGAAAAAATGGAAAACtttcaggttgcgacaagtggcgcacatgcagcgcgccacttgttaCACCTGGGAAGGTGTGAGTGATCTTTGCAACGAGTATTACTCAATTAGTGATTTCGGGTCGGCACTCATTTAACTAATGTGTCCTGCATGGGCCTACCACTATGTTATAATGGGTCGTCGCGGGCCATGCCATGCGAGGGGtcgggccggcccatttgaccaCGTGCTCACAAGTAGTCCTGGCCATGGGAAGCCTGGCCCGGCCCGATGCTGAGCCCGATAGCCTAGATTTTGAGCCCgatggccgggccgggccggacGCGGGCCCGTCGTTTTTGCGCTTTTCTGAAGGGGCCTAGCCCGAGGCCCGAGGCCCGACGGGCTTTTACATGTTCGGCCGGGCTTGGGTCCAAAAAACAGGTCCGGGCCTAGGTTTTTTGCCTCGGGCTTGACTAGGGCCGGCCCGGGCCGAGGTTTGGCCAGGTTTACTCACAAGGCACCTACTGACTGAACTGTCCTTAAGAAAAATGGACCGCTAATTAATAAAGGTCCGGGTTTTCCCCtcaaaaagcaaaagaaaaaaaatggacTGGAATTGCTACATAAAAAATTGGACTGGACAGACCGTACCGCCGGCGAGGGTTAGGATAGGAGAATGCGTCTTCTCCGCCTGCGGCGACAGGCGCACCCCCAGCTGCCGGCCAAGTCTCCCTCGCCCACCGTGGCCGACGCGAAGTAGACTCCTGGCGGCGGCGACAGCGAGGTAAGCCATCCAACTTCACCACTAGCGAAGTCGCCGGTACAGATGCCCGTGCTATTGCATTTGCTTGAATGCTGCTTCCGCTGACAAAACGAAATGTATATATCCTATGGTGTATCTTGATCAAAGGTGCAAGTACGTATCAGTCCGATGCACCCTCTCGATCTCCTTTTATCTTACCGGAGTCGAATACTGTGAGTAGATTCACAAAGCACACAGTTTCCTGAAGAATTTTGTGGCGAAAAAATTAGCTAGGGTCTCTTGGTCGTGATCTGTTGAGGACGGCCGTGTTCTCATGCCGTGCAGGTAGAGGTAGCTGCCGATTCTCCTACGGTCCTTTAGGGCTTATTCTGAATTGTTTTACCTGTCAACAGGTCTCGATCAGATTGTCCTTGGTGTATCAACCATGCCACCATGCCTGCTAGCATCAACTATCAGAATTAATTATTGGCAAGGATCCCAAGCTCTCTAGCAATAATAATTAATAAAAGTGGTGACTGGTGAGCACATATGTTGTGCATAAAAAATTTATAAATAAGCTGACTGGTGAGTAAAGACACTTCTCGTTGCCGTGCTTCATTTGCACACTGAAACATGACGGCCACGCCAAGTTTCCTAAAGTTCCTCAAGGGCTGGTGAGAGCAATTATTGGTTAGGTAAGAGAAGCAATTATTGCAAGAGCTTCGGGATCTGATTTGCAAGATTAATAACAGgtacacacaagtacacaaataagCATAGAAACTTTAACAGACCTGAGCCTGGGAGTGCTTCTCATCAGAAGTATGGGATCGGCGAACGGCAGCTCTTCTCAACAAAGCAGCAGCTTACCATAGCAGGTATGCATAAGTTATTTTCGTTAATTAATCTGCATGTATCAGCCTCCATAGTTTGCTGACTGGTGAGTAGTActtcctctgtaaactaatataagagcgtttagatcactagttgagtgatctaaacgctcttatattagtttacagagggagtactaaagaGCAAGGACACTTCTCGTTGCCGTGCTTCATCTGCACACTGAAACATGACGGCCACGCCATGTTTCCCGAAGTTTCTCAAGGGCTGGTGAGAGCAATTATTGGTTTGGTACACAGATACACATCTTGTGAACATAGAAACTTTAACAGACCTGAGCCTGGGAGTGCTTCTCATCAGAAGTATGGGACCGGCGAACGGCAGCTCTTCTCAACAAAGCAGCGGCTTACCATAGCAGGTATGCATAAGTTATTTTCGTTGATTAATCTGCCTGTATCAGCCTCCATAGTTTGCTGGTGCAGAAATCTTCTTGTTCTCCCAACCACCAATCAAAACAAGATCTGGCTCAAAACTGCAAGATCCTGCAAAACCAAACTACTCAAATACCCAGCTTCAGACGACTTTAGTTGCCAACTTGCCATTGAGTCATTGTTCCCATATAGGTTGCTTGGTATTATGCATCCATTGTTTTCCTTCTAGACTAGATCTGCAAATGTTTGGAGGAAATAGCACCTTATGAGTTAATCCTTAATATGCTTGGCTCATAATTCGTGTATCTCCTTGCAGAAGTATGGTAATTCATGGTTGAGTACTGCAGTGTGATAATAATATATACCTTGTAATTTTTTAGGCTGGGCCACAGAAATTATCTGAAGACACACAGGCTACCTGCTGTGCAACATATCTGTCTCAGCTCTGACTCGAGGAGCAATGGCCGAGGTTGTGATTCTCTCGGCAGTGGCAAAGATCGGTGTAGCTCTGGGGAATGAAGCAATGAACCAGGCTACTTTACAGTTCAATAACTTTATAACACAGCTAACAGAGCTTCAAGGAAGCATGGGTCGCATCAGAAGGGAGCTCAGATTGATGCATGAATATCTTTGCCGAATGGACATACGGAATCGCAACAATCAGACATATGAAATCTGGGTGGAGGAGGTGAGAATGTTTGTTCATGGGATTGAGGATATTGTGGATGAGTATTTGCATCTTGTTGGTCAGAAACATGACAGTGGATGGAGTGCCTGTCTGAAGAAAGGATTTAAACAACCAAATGTTTTCTTCTCTTTAAACAGGATAGCTTCTTTGGTTAAGGAAGCGGAGGTCAATCTTGTGCACCTGTTCCAGGCTAAAGATCGATGGGTGTCAATGGTAGATAGTGGGTATATGAATGACTCAAGTTACATTGTTGAGAGGTCTCAGCATCTAGCAAGCACTTCACGTTCCCTTGCCGAAGAAGATCTCGTGGAGGTTGATGGAAACAGAAAAAAGCTTGAGCAGTGGTTGGCAGGTGATGAGTTGGAACGCTCTGTGATAGTGCTGCATGGTATGGGAGGGCTTGGTAAAACAACTTTGGCTGCAAATGTCTACAGGAAGGAAAGTGAAAATTTTGATTGCCACTGTTGGGTCTCTGTCTCTCAAACTTATTCCAGAGAAGATGTTTTGAAAAAATTAATCAAGGAGCTTTTCAAAGATAAAGCCATTGTTCCATCTAATATTGAGACCATGGACATCATAAGCCTTGAAGAGGCACTGAAGAATTTTTTAGAGCAGCGCAAGTATTTGATCATGCTGGATGATGTTTGGACTCCTGAAGCATTCCATGATCTTTCTGGGGTGGTTATTCGTAACAAGAAGGGCAGCAGAGTTGTAATCACAACCAGGGAAGGCAATGTTGCTGGACTTGCTTCTCAAGGACAGGTCTTAACACTAAAACCTCTATCAAAGGATGGATCATGGGAACTCTTCTGTAAGACAGTTTTTCCCATAGATACAAAATGTGAGTGTCCCACAGAACTGACAGAATTAGCACATGAAGTGGTTGACAAGTGTAAAGGCATACCCCTTGCAattgtctctattggcaagctccTCTTTGTACGTGACAAGACCAAAGAGGAACTGAAGCGAATACATGACCAGCTCGACTGGGAGCTAATTAACAATCCAAGCTTGGAACATGTCAGGAATATCCTTTATTTGAGTTACTTGTACCTTCCGACATACTTGAAAAGTTGTTTTCTATACTGCAGCTTGTTCCCAGAGGACTATCTTTTCAAAAGGAAAAAGCTGATACGGTTGTGGGTAGCAGAGGGCTTCGTCATGGGAAGGGGTGAAAGCACAATGGAGGAAGTGGCTGAAGGTTATCTAGAAGAGTTGGTTCACAGAAATATGCTTCAAGTTGATACAAGAAACCCATTTGGTAGGATAAAATCATTCCGGATGCATGATATTGTACGTGAGTTGGCAGTAGATTTGTGTCGCCGGGAATGCTTTGGTGTTGTTTATGAGGAGGATAAATACATGGAATCTCTTGATGAGTCGGATGCACGTCGACTGGTAATACACAAAATGAGCAAGGATATTTATCAGTCAGTATCAGGTGTACACCGTCTCCGCTCTGTTATCGCATTGGACATCAATATTCCATCATCCACTCTACTGCCTCTAATAGCAAAGAGGTCCAGATATATTTCGGTGCTGGAGTTAAGTGGCCTACCCATTGAGAAGGTTCCAGATGGTATTGGAGATCTTTTCAATCTCCGCTATTTGGGTCTGCGTGGTTCAAAAGTGAAGCTCCTTCCCAGGTCTATCGAGAAACTTTCAAGTTTGTTGACACTGGACCTTTCAGGGTCTGGCATGAAGGAGCTGCCTAGAGGCATTGGTGAACTAAAAAAGCTTAGGCAGTTATTCACTGACAAAGCTAGTGATCGATTTAGGAGAGATTTCCGGTGCGGCGGTGGTGTATGCATCCCCAAGGGCCTTGAGAACCTGACAAGTCTGCAGACACTAGTATCCTTGGAAGCGCAGGATGAGTCGGTTAGACAGTTGGGGGAGCTGAGGCAACTGAGAAGCTTGGAGATATGGAATGTGAAAGGAACCTACTGTGGACATATATGTGCTGCTCTAGCCGAGATGCGACATCTTTCCTACCTACATGTGAATGCAAGCCAAGACAATGAGGTTCTCCGGTTGAGTGGTCTACCCCCAAATCTGCAAAGGCTTAGCTTGACTGGTCGATTAGCGGAAGGCACATTGGGAGAGTCCCCTCTCTTCCTAACTTCGGGGCGGAACCTGTATTCACTGTCTCTATCTTGGTCTCAGATGATAGAGGACCCCTTACCATCCCTTTCTCGATTGTCAAATTTGATGGACCTGATGCTCACCAGAGCGTGCAGCGGAAAGCAGATGACATTTCTTGCCGGGTGGTTCCCCAAGCTAAAAACCCTGAGATTGAGAGACCTGCCAAATTTGGAGGTTCTAGAGATGAAGGAAGGTGCCGTGGTGAGCCTCGAAATATTAACACTAGTCAACCTTGAAGGCATGGTGGAGGTCCCACCTGGCATAGAGTTCCTCGCGCATGTAAAGTATATTTCGTTCCGGGAAATCACCAGCGAGTTTTTGACTTCGCTGCGACAATGTCCTAGAACTCAAGGGGTGCACTGGCGGCATACTCTCAGGTGACATTGACCCTGCTGGCCTCGAAATGAGTATGTAAGCCACTCAACTGCAGACTACTGTTCCACTACCAGTTTCCTCGTGTAACTTCACCTTCATGTTTTTATTGGTTTGCTTGTCGGAAGAAAGGATACCCTACAAATACTCCACTTTCCCTACTTGTAGTCACTACTACTGTTTTTGTGATTGTGGATCATGGTATTGTCTATTTATTCTGGTTTTGTCTGTGAGTTACAGTATATATGTGCTCATCCTGTTACCAAAGGAAGCTTGAGCAGTTGAGCTTGCTTCCTTTAACACTCTTTATTTGTTTATAGCTTACCTTGTTGCTAGTTATTTTTATTGATGCTGTACATTACTGAAGTTGGCTTGACAAAATTCACAGCAAGTTTGTAGTATTATGAAAACAAACAATTATATCATGTCGGAGCTTGGCTGAAGCCGCGGTAAACCAACGAGATGCTCAGTAGCCCAAAATCCTAAAGCTGGCCCTGATATTGGCTCATTCTAACTCGGCCCTGGAAAGAGTACAAAAAATGTGAATAATCAGCTCGCGTAGGTAGAAACGTATTGCTATTTTCATTGGTGTGTGCTCTGTCAGAGCTGTCCCTTCCAGGATTGACCACTCCTGGTACCCCGCATTCTTCTCCTCTGACGCAGTGATCACAGAAGACTACCCGGCTCATTCACTGCAATTATCCACTCCCCTTAAATTGGATTTCACTATATGCCCCTTTGTCATTAACGGATTTGGCAGCTCTCCTGCCAACATTCAAAAAAGTACTCCATATGGCACTGCCATGTCTGCATGACTACATTGTTAGTGGCATATCCTGAAACTCGACGCAGAAGGGTAGCATATCCTGAAATCTAGCATACAATATTCCTTTGCCGTGCTTGACTTGAATATCCCGTCAACTCTTTCTTTTTCAAGACCAACTTGTAAATAGCCTGGTCTTCTTGGCAGTATTAAGACAAATTCATTCTGCGGAGAAATGAGCAGAGGGCAACAACTTGTAAATATTCCTTTGCCCTCTGCTAGTGCTTCCTTCATACATTTAGAGATTGCACTAGCAGAGGGTAACAATTGACCACTTGCTTCATTTCGAAGATGATCATTTTAAAGGCATTGAGGAAAATATGTACATAAGGGTCCTTAAAATCCTTTAGAGGAGCAAAATGAGCAGCTAACCGCACCTAGCCAAACTCTTAAACATTTCGATGCGCAAAATTTTAATGAGTTATCCCCAAAAGGCAGCCCAAGCCTCTCATTTTAACTTGACCGGCGTCACTTCTCGGGATAATTTCGGGCGCTCCCCACTCTTGCCCGAGCATGACCTCTTCCCACCACAGCCGTCGaacctcgccgtcgccgccactGTAGCCCTCGATTTAGGCCTGAATGGAACCAGAAGGCAATTCCGCTACACCGCCGGCCACTGTTGTCGCCGGAATTGACCCCCCACCCCTCGACGATGCCCGGGCCATGGAAAAGTTTGGGGACAAAAAACTTGCTCCGGGCCACGCGCCGTCATCAAAGGTTGGCAATAAGGCCCCAGCAGCCGGGACGACGCCCGGTCATCCTCTCTGCTGCTTTGGCCGGCAGCAAGTGGGTGAGGAAGCCGACAGAGGCGATGAAGGTTTGTCGGCGCCCACCgaggcggcggcgaagaagaagaagaaagccACCACGCGAAGCCTACAAAACCTCCTTCTCATTTGGTGGCTCGTAGCCCCGCTCCTGCCACCcctacacctcctcctccggcgtgTTTGGCCGCCCCAGTCGCGGCCGAGGGCTGTCAAGTAGTAACCATGCTCATAATTTAGCAAATTGTGATTATGATTATAATCAGAATGATAATTAAGATCACCTCTTGTTATGTtgtcataatcataatcatagcaCCGCAAAATCACCTTTTGTTATGTAATAATAATCAAAATTTGGCATTTTCTTCTACTATTTAAGAGGGGATGACAATTGAAAAAACATCTGAATGTTGTCACAAATACTAAAAGTTAATCAGGAGTCCCAATATTGGTACAATAGGTTATGATAAAAATCTAAGAAGAATACAAATAAAGAAATAATGATTGTTCACCAAATGGACTATCTCCCATAACAAATGCAAATTCCAGAAACCCAATTTTAGTGATCATTTGAGCATTTTTTCACTTCAAAAAATTTCTATACCATGGTTTAAGATATATAATAAGAAATTTGAATTAAAATCAcctttaccgaaaaaggctttctccccgctttatatataaagcaacgatCATCAACATCCCGGTACAAACGCACACGCCCAAGACAGGATACATAGGCGCTGAGCGCAACAACAACCACTCCTAGCACTACCGCAAGGAGATGAAGTCGCATACGACGAACCGTTGGCTCCAAGgcggcgccttcaggaaggaTACGACACCGGAGCACTGCCACCGCCCGATTCGAGGATCAGAATTTTCCCTGGAGCCGCACGATGGGTAATGAGAGTTGCGatgacgccttcaagaagggaacgagtTACGTCGCCGCCGGTCCATCCGAAGATAGAACAGGTTTTCACCCCAACTAACACTCATCGCCACCGAACGTCACACCCAGCAACCACACCGCCCACACGCCCATGGCCACCGGGCAGCATCAAGCCACGGGCTCTGCCCATAAGCACCATGCTACCACCACTAGGGCCGCCGCCCGGCATCCAAGACCTAGACACCACTTCACCCGAGACCCATCGCTACCCCAACCAAAGAGATGAGCGGAAAGATCCACTAAAATCACCTTTCATTATGTAATAAACGTAGTttagcattttcttcaacttttaagaagaaaaaataaaattaaaacaaAAGTCGTCAAAATTTGTGAAACTTTTCACGGTGTCTTAATATTGGTACATAAGCTTGTCATAAAAATCTCAGACGATTTCTCGAAAGTTGGAAAACCATTTGCTTAGAAATGCCCCATTTTGGTCTACCTATAGCACCATTTTATTTCTCGAAAGTTGGAAAACCACTTGCTTAGAAATGCCCCATTAGGTTTACCTATAGCACGATTTTGTAAAACTGACCAAAATTCATGTTTCTCCAAAAAATATTAAAATATTCCAGTAATTCTACATGCACGTATTTGCACGAGATGGAAAAGTGTAGCTTTAAAAATATATTTTGAAACGGTGCCATCACTTAATTGGTACCTCAATCGAACTAGTAGCGAATGTTTCTTTTTTTGCGTGAGACGAAGGGAACGGCAAAGGGGGCAGAGCCAACGGTTACAGCCATCTTGATCGAATGTCTTTGAGGGGGACCAATGTAGGGCCTGCGCCGATCGACCGGCACAGAGCGCTGCCCAGAAACAACACAGCAACATAGTTGCTCACTTGTGTACaacctttttttcttttcctttttgttaTTTTCCGCTTAAGAAAAATTGAAAGTTCTGACGGTTGCAATTCTCGATCGAATGTCTTTGACGGGGACCGATGTAGGGCCCGCGCCGATCGACCGGCACAGAGCGCTGCCCAGAAACAACACAGCAACATAGTTGCTCACTTGTGTACAacctttttccttttcctttttgttATTTTCCGCTTAAGAAACATTGAAAGTTCTGACGGTTGCAATTCCGCTTAAGAAAACTTGTGTTTCATAGAAGTTTGTCAAGGCTGCTTGGACACTGTCTGATGGCgaacgcggggggggggggggggggggggggggggcgactgGCGGGGTGACCAGCGGGACGACCGTGGGTACGCCGTCTCCGTCCTCCGGTGATCGACGGCGGGTGGGAGGCCGGTTTTGGGCTCTCGCAGACGCCGACGAGGACGATGCGGACAGGGATGCGGATGCGACTCCGGCATCTCCACCGTCGCCGACTGAGGGAGTTCTGGagtaaggggtcctcggacgtccggcctgttagccatgggccggattgacgggctgtgaagatacgaagaccgaagactgcatccgtgtccggatgggactcttcttggcgtggaaggcaagcttggcgaccaaatatgtagattcttttcctttgtaaccgaccttgtgtaaacctagatcctcccggtgcctatataaaccggaggacttagtccgaaaggacagatacacattaccatagttatacaggctagacttctagggtttagccattacgatctcgtggtagatcaactcttttaatactcatattcatcaagatcaatcaagcaggaagcagggtattacctccatagagagggcccgaacctgggtaaacatcgtgtcccctgtcttcTGTTACcctcgaccttagacgcacagttcgggaccccctacccgagatccgccggttttgacactgacattggtgctttcattgagagttccactgtgccgtccccataaggtttgatggccccttcaatcgtcaacaacgacgctgtccaaggagaaatcttcctccccggacagatcttcgtgttcggtggcttcgcgctgcgggccaactcgcttggccgactggagcagatcgacagctacgcccctggccatcaagtcagattcgggagcttgaactacgtcgcggacatccgtggagatttgatctttgccggattcgagaccgcggcgaccgctcctagtcaccccgatgaacatgacctaaatccgTCATCGGGCCCCATCCAGGAGATTgctcctgtaactgctctggccgtAGATCCGGAGCATATTGCGCCGTCCaaggacgggaggctcaaccccgccacgga
This genomic window from Aegilops tauschii subsp. strangulata cultivar AL8/78 chromosome 4, Aet v6.0, whole genome shotgun sequence contains:
- the LOC109779569 gene encoding disease resistance protein RPM1 — protein: MAEVVILSAVAKIGVALGNEAMNQATLQFNNFITQLTELQGSMGRIRRELRLMHEYLCRMDIRNRNNQTYEIWVEEVRMFVHGIEDIVDEYLHLVGQKHDSGWSACLKKGFKQPNVFFSLNRIASLVKEAEVNLVHLFQAKDRWVSMVDSGYMNDSSYIVERSQHLASTSRSLAEEDLVEVDGNRKKLEQWLAGDELERSVIVLHGMGGLGKTTLAANVYRKESENFDCHCWVSVSQTYSREDVLKKLIKELFKDKAIVPSNIETMDIISLEEALKNFLEQRKYLIMLDDVWTPEAFHDLSGVVIRNKKGSRVVITTREGNVAGLASQGQVLTLKPLSKDGSWELFCKTVFPIDTKCECPTELTELAHEVVDKCKGIPLAIVSIGKLLFVRDKTKEELKRIHDQLDWELINNPSLEHVRNILYLSYLYLPTYLKSCFLYCSLFPEDYLFKRKKLIRLWVAEGFVMGRGESTMEEVAEGYLEELVHRNMLQVDTRNPFGRIKSFRMHDIVRELAVDLCRRECFGVVYEEDKYMESLDESDARRLVIHKMSKDIYQSVSGVHRLRSVIALDINIPSSTLLPLIAKRSRYISVLELSGLPIEKVPDGIGDLFNLRYLGLRGSKVKLLPRSIEKLSSLLTLDLSGSGMKELPRGIGELKKLRQLFTDKASDRFRRDFRCGGGVCIPKGLENLTSLQTLVSLEAQDESVRQLGELRQLRSLEIWNVKGTYCGHICAALAEMRHLSYLHVNASQDNEVLRLSGLPPNLQRLSLTGRLAEGTLGESPLFLTSGRNLYSLSLSWSQMIEDPLPSLSRLSNLMDLMLTRACSGKQMTFLAGWFPKLKTLRLRDLPNLEVLEMKEGAVVSLEILTLVNLEGMVEVPPGIEFLAHVKYISFREITSEFLTSLRQCPRTQGVHWRHTLR